The following coding sequences are from one Kosakonia sp. H02 window:
- a CDS encoding YfcL family protein gives MIAEFESRILALIDNMVEHASDDELFAGGYLRGHLTLAVADLESGDDHSPETLYGKVTTSVETAIQAGELSPRDQALVLSMWENLYQQAKAH, from the coding sequence ATGATCGCGGAGTTTGAATCACGCATTCTGGCGTTAATTGACAATATGGTGGAGCACGCCAGTGATGATGAACTGTTTGCTGGCGGTTATCTGCGCGGGCACCTGACGCTGGCGGTGGCTGACCTGGAGAGCGGCGATGACCATTCACCGGAAACCCTGTATGGGAAAGTGACCACCAGCGTGGAAACCGCGATTCAGGCGGGTGAACTGTCGCCGCGCGATCAGGCGCTGGTGCTCAGCATGTGGGAAAATTTATACCAGCAGGCGAAAGCGCATTAA
- a CDS encoding elongation factor P hydroxylase has product MTHHYQQLIDIFDGCFAGDFNTRLIKGDDEPIYLPADTDVPYNRIVFAHGFYASALHEISHWCIAGAERRKQVDFGYWYCPDGRDAATQGQFEDVEVKPQAFDWLFCVAAGFPFNVSCDNLEGDVEPDRIVFQRRVHAQVMTYLEQGIPPRPARFIKALQDYYQTPPLAAAQFPWPEDL; this is encoded by the coding sequence ATGACGCATCACTACCAACAATTAATTGATATTTTCGACGGCTGCTTTGCCGGTGATTTTAATACCCGTCTGATTAAAGGCGACGACGAACCGATCTATCTTCCTGCTGACACAGACGTGCCTTATAACCGCATTGTCTTCGCTCATGGTTTTTATGCCAGCGCGTTACACGAGATTTCGCACTGGTGTATTGCCGGTGCCGAGCGGCGCAAGCAGGTGGATTTTGGCTACTGGTACTGCCCCGACGGCCGCGATGCGGCAACGCAGGGGCAGTTTGAAGATGTCGAAGTGAAGCCGCAGGCGTTTGACTGGTTATTTTGCGTGGCGGCGGGTTTCCCGTTTAACGTCAGTTGCGACAACCTGGAAGGGGATGTCGAGCCGGATCGCATTGTCTTTCAGCGCCGCGTTCACGCGCAGGTGATGACGTATCTGGAGCAGGGCATTCCGCCGCGTCCGGCGCGGTTTATCAAAGCATTACAGGATTATTACCAGACGCCGCCTTTAGCGGCAGCACAGTTTCCGTGGCCGGAAGATTTGTAA
- a CDS encoding sulfite exporter TauE/SafE family protein gives MELFQHWFMVSPLLLVALFFVSLLAGFIDALAGGGGLLTVPALMAAGMSPAQALATNKLQACGGSLSSSLYFIRRKVVSIGDQKLNILMTFIGSTTGALLVQYVQSDVLRQILPILVICIGLYFLLMPRLGEEDRQRRLYGFPFALVAGGCVGFYDGFFGPGAGSFYALAFVTLCGYNLAKSTAHAKVLNATSNIGGLLLFIIGGKVVWGTGFVMLAGQFLGARMGSRLVLSKGQKLIRPMIVIVSAVMSAKLLYDSHGQEILQFLGVNV, from the coding sequence ATGGAACTCTTTCAACACTGGTTTATGGTGTCGCCGCTGCTGCTGGTGGCACTTTTTTTCGTCTCCCTGCTGGCCGGTTTTATTGACGCGCTGGCAGGCGGCGGCGGGCTGCTGACCGTTCCCGCGCTGATGGCGGCAGGAATGTCTCCGGCGCAGGCGCTGGCGACGAACAAATTGCAGGCCTGCGGCGGTTCACTCTCGTCATCGCTCTATTTTATTCGTCGCAAAGTGGTGAGTATTGGCGATCAGAAACTCAATATTCTGATGACCTTTATCGGTTCCACCACCGGTGCGCTGCTGGTGCAATATGTGCAGTCGGATGTACTGCGTCAGATCCTGCCGATTCTGGTTATCTGCATTGGTCTTTACTTCCTGCTGATGCCGAGGCTCGGCGAAGAGGATCGCCAGCGCCGGTTGTACGGTTTCCCCTTTGCGCTGGTGGCGGGCGGCTGCGTCGGGTTTTATGACGGCTTTTTTGGCCCCGGAGCTGGGTCATTTTATGCGCTGGCGTTTGTCACCCTCTGCGGTTACAACCTGGCGAAATCCACCGCCCATGCCAAAGTACTGAACGCCACCTCCAACATTGGCGGGCTGCTACTGTTTATTATTGGCGGCAAAGTGGTTTGGGGTACTGGTTTCGTGATGCTCGCCGGGCAGTTTCTCGGCGCGCGAATGGGATCGCGGCTGGTACTCAGCAAAGGGCAAAAGCTCATTCGCCCGATGATAGTCATTGTCTCGGCGGTGATGAGCGCAAAACTTCTTTATGACAGTCACGGCCAGGAGATCCTCCAGTTTCTGGGGGTGAATGTATGA
- the mepA gene encoding penicillin-insensitive murein endopeptidase: protein MKKTALALLALLLSAAATAATPWQKLTHPVPGSPQSIGAFANGCIVGAHELPLQSEHYQVMRSDQRRYFGHPDLVLFIQRLSTQVHNLGLGTVLIGDMGMPAGGRFNGGHASHQSGLDVDIFLQLPKARWSAAQLLKPQALDLVSRDGKHVVPSLWKPEISSLIKLAAQDNDVTRIFVNPAIKQQLCLDAGTDRDWLRKVRPWFQHRAHMHVRLRCPVDSLECQDQPLPPPGDGCGAELQSWFEPAKPGSTTPEKKTPPPLPPSCQALLDEHAL, encoded by the coding sequence ATGAAGAAAACGGCACTCGCGCTGCTTGCGCTGCTGCTGAGCGCCGCCGCAACGGCGGCGACACCGTGGCAAAAACTGACTCATCCCGTTCCCGGTAGCCCGCAATCTATCGGCGCGTTTGCCAATGGCTGCATCGTTGGCGCCCATGAACTGCCGTTGCAGTCGGAACACTATCAGGTGATGCGTAGCGATCAGCGCCGTTATTTCGGCCACCCGGATCTGGTGCTGTTTATTCAGCGCCTGAGCACCCAGGTGCATAATCTGGGGCTTGGCACCGTGCTGATTGGCGATATGGGGATGCCTGCGGGTGGGCGTTTTAATGGCGGTCACGCCAGCCATCAATCCGGTCTTGATGTCGATATCTTCCTGCAATTACCGAAAGCGCGCTGGAGCGCGGCGCAACTGCTGAAACCGCAGGCGCTGGATCTGGTCTCGCGCGACGGTAAACATGTGGTGCCATCACTGTGGAAGCCGGAAATCAGCAGCCTGATCAAACTGGCCGCGCAGGATAACGATGTGACGCGCATTTTCGTCAACCCGGCGATTAAACAGCAGCTCTGTCTGGATGCCGGGACCGATCGCGACTGGTTGCGCAAAGTGCGCCCGTGGTTCCAGCATCGCGCCCATATGCACGTCCGCCTGCGTTGCCCGGTCGACAGCCTGGAGTGCCAGGATCAACCCCTGCCGCCGCCAGGCGATGGTTGCGGCGCGGAATTACAAAGTTGGTTTGAACCGGCGAAACCCGGCAGCACAACTCCTGAGAAAAAGACGCCGCCGCCGTTGCCGCCGTCCTGTCAGGCTTTACTGGATGAACACGCACTCTAA
- the aroC gene encoding chorismate synthase yields the protein MAGNTIGQLFRVTTFGESHGVALGCIVDGVPPGIPLSEADLQHDLDRRRPGTSRYTTQRREPDQVKILSGVFDGVTTGTSIGLLIENTDQRSQDYGAIKDLFRPGHADYTYEQKYGVRDYRGGGRSSARETAMRVAAGAIAKKYLAQKFGIVIRGCLSQMGDIPLEIKDWAQVEQNPFFCPDPDKIEALDELMRGLKKEGDSIGAKVTVVADHVPAGLGEPVFDRLDADIAHALMSINAVKGVEIGDGFEVVKLRGSENRDEITRDGFQSNHAGGILGGISSGQQIVANIALKPTSSITVPGKTITRFGDEVEMITKGRHDPCVGIRAVPIAEAMLAIVLMDHFLRQRAQNADVTTTIPRW from the coding sequence ATGGCAGGAAACACTATTGGACAACTCTTTCGCGTCACCACTTTCGGCGAATCGCACGGCGTGGCGCTTGGCTGTATCGTCGATGGCGTGCCGCCGGGCATTCCGCTGAGCGAAGCGGATTTACAGCACGATCTGGACCGCCGCCGTCCGGGCACCTCGCGCTACACCACCCAGCGCCGCGAGCCGGATCAGGTAAAAATCCTCTCCGGCGTGTTTGATGGCGTGACCACCGGCACCAGCATCGGCCTGCTGATTGAAAATACCGACCAGCGCTCGCAGGACTACGGCGCTATCAAAGATCTGTTCCGTCCGGGACATGCGGATTACACCTACGAACAAAAATATGGCGTGCGCGATTATCGCGGCGGCGGACGTTCTTCCGCCCGTGAAACGGCGATGCGCGTCGCGGCAGGGGCGATTGCCAAAAAATATCTGGCGCAGAAATTTGGCATCGTGATTCGCGGCTGCCTGAGCCAGATGGGTGATATTCCGCTGGAGATTAAAGACTGGGCGCAGGTTGAGCAGAATCCGTTCTTCTGCCCCGATCCCGACAAAATTGAGGCGCTGGACGAACTGATGCGCGGCCTGAAAAAAGAGGGCGACTCCATCGGCGCGAAAGTCACGGTGGTGGCCGACCATGTTCCGGCAGGCCTTGGTGAGCCAGTGTTCGACCGTCTTGATGCTGACATTGCCCACGCGCTGATGAGCATTAATGCCGTGAAAGGCGTGGAGATCGGCGATGGTTTTGAGGTGGTAAAACTGCGCGGCAGTGAAAACCGTGACGAAATCACCCGCGACGGTTTTCAAAGCAACCACGCGGGCGGCATTCTTGGCGGTATCAGTAGCGGCCAGCAGATTGTTGCCAATATCGCGCTGAAACCGACCTCCAGCATTACCGTGCCGGGCAAAACGATCACCCGCTTTGGCGACGAAGTCGAGATGATCACCAAAGGCCGTCACGATCCCTGTGTGGGCATTCGCGCCGTGCCCATTGCCGAAGCGATGCTGGCGATTGTGCTGATGGATCATTTCCTGCGTCAGCGCGCGCAAAATGCTGATGTAACAACCACTATTCCACGTTGGTAA
- the prmB gene encoding 50S ribosomal protein L3 N(5)-glutamine methyltransferase encodes MDKIFVDEAVNELHTIQDMLRWSVSRFSAANIWYGHGTDNPWDEAVQLVLPTLYLPLDIPEDMRTARLTSSERHRIVERVIRRVNERIPVAYLTNKAWFCGHEFYVDERVLVPRSPIGELINNHFAGLVDHQPQHILDMCTGSGCIAIACAYAFPDAEVDAVDISADALAVTEHNIDEHGLIHHVTPIRSDLFRDLPKVQYDLIVTNPPYVDEEDMADLPSEYRHEPELGLASGSDGLKLTRRILACAPEYLADNGILICEVGNSMVHLIDQYPDVPFTWLEFDNGGDGVFMLTKAQLIAAQEYFSIYKD; translated from the coding sequence ATGGATAAAATTTTTGTCGACGAAGCAGTGAACGAGCTGCACACCATTCAGGACATGTTGCGCTGGTCGGTCAGCCGATTTAGCGCCGCCAACATCTGGTACGGTCACGGCACCGATAACCCCTGGGATGAAGCCGTGCAACTGGTGTTGCCAACCCTCTATTTACCGCTGGATATCCCGGAGGATATGCGCACCGCGCGCCTCACCTCCAGCGAACGTCACCGCATCGTTGAGCGCGTGATCCGCCGCGTTAACGAGCGCATTCCGGTGGCCTATCTCACCAATAAAGCCTGGTTCTGCGGCCACGAATTTTATGTCGATGAGCGCGTGCTGGTGCCGCGTTCGCCGATTGGCGAGCTTATCAATAATCATTTTGCCGGGCTGGTTGACCATCAGCCGCAGCACATCCTTGATATGTGTACCGGCAGCGGTTGCATCGCCATTGCCTGCGCTTATGCCTTCCCGGACGCGGAAGTTGACGCCGTGGATATCTCCGCTGACGCGCTGGCGGTAACCGAACACAATATTGACGAGCACGGTCTTATCCATCACGTTACGCCGATCCGTTCCGATCTGTTCCGCGACCTGCCAAAAGTGCAGTACGACCTGATTGTCACCAACCCGCCGTATGTCGACGAAGAGGATATGGCGGATTTGCCCTCCGAATATCGTCACGAACCGGAACTGGGGCTGGCCTCCGGTAGCGATGGTCTGAAATTGACGCGCCGCATTCTGGCCTGCGCGCCGGAGTACCTCGCTGATAACGGCATCCTGATTTGTGAAGTCGGTAACAGCATGGTACATCTGATTGACCAATACCCGGATGTGCCGTTCACCTGGCTGGAGTTCGATAACGGCGGGGATGGCGTCTTTATGCTGACCAAAGCGCAATTGATTGCGGCACAAGAATATTTCAGCATTTACAAAGACTAA
- the smrB gene encoding endonuclease SmrB, with product MKKKPSLSEEEQALFRQLMTGTRQIKQDTVVHRPVRKKVSEVPVKRLMQEQADNSHYFSDEFQPLLNTDGPVKYVRDDVSHFELKKIRRGDYSPELFLDLHGLTQMQAKQELGALIAACRREHVFCACVMHGHGKHILKQQTPLWLAQHPHVMAFHQAPKEYGGDAAILVLIEVEEWQPPELP from the coding sequence ATGAAAAAGAAACCATCGCTTAGCGAGGAGGAGCAGGCGCTGTTCCGGCAACTGATGACCGGCACACGCCAGATTAAGCAGGACACCGTGGTGCATCGCCCGGTGCGAAAAAAAGTCTCTGAAGTGCCGGTTAAGCGCCTGATGCAGGAGCAAGCGGACAACAGCCACTACTTTTCCGATGAGTTCCAGCCGCTGTTGAATACCGACGGCCCGGTAAAATATGTGCGCGACGATGTCAGCCATTTCGAGCTCAAAAAAATCCGCCGTGGCGATTATTCCCCGGAATTGTTTCTTGATCTGCATGGTTTAACCCAGATGCAGGCCAAGCAGGAGCTGGGCGCATTGATTGCCGCCTGTCGTCGCGAACATGTGTTTTGCGCCTGCGTGATGCACGGCCACGGGAAACATATTCTGAAGCAACAAACGCCGCTGTGGCTGGCGCAACATCCGCATGTAATGGCATTTCACCAGGCGCCGAAAGAGTACGGTGGAGATGCGGCGATTCTGGTGTTGATAGAAGTAGAAGAGTGGCAGCCGCCGGAATTACCCTGA
- the sixA gene encoding phosphohistidine phosphatase SixA — protein MQVFIMRHGDAALDAASDSVRPLTPCGCDESRQMATWLKGQKVDIERVLVSPFLRAEQTLDKVGECMNLPDNVDVLPELMPCGDVGLVSAYLQALANEGTSSVLVISHLPLVGYLVSELCPGETPPMFTTSAIASVTLNEDGNGVFNWQMSPCNLKMPKAI, from the coding sequence ATGCAAGTTTTTATCATGCGTCACGGCGACGCTGCCCTCGATGCAGCCAGTGACTCGGTTCGTCCGCTAACCCCTTGTGGCTGCGATGAATCCCGTCAAATGGCAACATGGTTGAAAGGCCAAAAAGTGGATATCGAACGTGTTCTGGTCAGCCCTTTTTTACGCGCTGAACAGACGCTGGATAAGGTAGGGGAGTGCATGAACCTGCCTGACAACGTGGATGTCCTGCCGGAACTGATGCCCTGTGGCGATGTCGGCCTCGTCAGCGCTTATCTCCAGGCGCTGGCGAATGAAGGAACCTCCTCCGTGCTGGTGATTTCCCACCTGCCGCTGGTCGGTTACCTGGTGTCCGAGCTCTGCCCGGGTGAAACACCGCCGATGTTTACCACCTCCGCCATCGCCAGCGTGACGCTGAACGAAGACGGCAACGGGGTGTTTAACTGGCAAATGAGTCCCTGCAACCTGAAGATGCCAAAAGCTATCTGA
- the fadJ gene encoding fatty acid oxidation complex subunit alpha FadJ, translating into MMTLSAFTLSVRPDNVAVVTIDVPNEKMNTLKAEFGAEVRVILKQIRENKALRGVVFISAKPDNFIAGADINMIARCQTAKEAEELARQGQKIMAEIHALPIPVVAAIHGACLGGGLELALACHRRICTDDGKTILGLPEVQLGLLPGSGGTQRLPRLIGVSTALNMILTGKQLRPRQALKAGLVDDVVPQSILLETAAKLAQQERPSRQLPVRERVLAGPLGRTLLFRMVAKKTEQHTHGNYPAAPRILSVIETGLAQGRSSGLEAEARAFGQLAMTPQSQALRHIFFASTDIKKDPGSAVAPGPLQTVGVLGGGLMGGGIAFVTASKAGLPVRIKDINAKGINHALKHSLQELDKKVRRRYMKPAERDSQMAKISGSLDYRGFAHRDLVIEAVFEDLALKQKMVSEVEANCAPHTIFASNTSSLPIGDIAANAARPEKVIGLHFFSPVEKMPLVEVIPHAGTDEQTIATTVKLAKKQGKTPIVVADKAGFYVNRILAPYISEAMRLLSEGEPIETIDQALVKFGFPVGPIQLLDEVGIDTGTKIIPVLEAAYGERFSAPASVVSAILNDDRKGRKNARGFYLYPTKGRKSKKLPDPSIYRLIGVSESGQLSAQQIAERCVSLMLNEAARCFDEQVIRSPRDGDIGAVFGIGFPPFLGGPFHYMDTLGAAAIVASLQQLHARYGAHFAPCEALVRMAEQGGTFWPTPETEPAS; encoded by the coding sequence ATAATGACGTTGTCCGCATTTACCCTGAGCGTGCGCCCTGATAATGTCGCGGTGGTGACCATTGATGTGCCGAATGAAAAGATGAACACCCTGAAAGCGGAATTTGGCGCGGAAGTGCGCGTTATCTTAAAACAGATCCGTGAAAACAAAGCATTGCGTGGCGTGGTGTTTATCTCGGCGAAGCCGGACAATTTTATTGCCGGGGCAGATATCAATATGATTGCCCGTTGCCAGACCGCCAAAGAGGCGGAAGAACTTGCCCGCCAGGGGCAAAAAATAATGGCTGAAATCCATGCGCTGCCGATCCCGGTGGTGGCCGCGATCCACGGCGCTTGCCTGGGCGGCGGGCTGGAACTGGCGCTCGCCTGCCATCGCCGCATTTGTACCGATGATGGCAAAACCATTCTTGGCCTGCCGGAAGTGCAGTTGGGTTTACTGCCCGGATCGGGCGGAACGCAGCGCTTACCGCGCCTGATTGGTGTCAGCACGGCACTGAATATGATCCTCACCGGCAAACAATTACGCCCGCGCCAGGCGCTGAAAGCGGGGTTGGTGGACGATGTCGTGCCGCAATCCATTCTGCTTGAGACGGCGGCAAAACTGGCGCAGCAAGAGCGCCCGAGCCGACAGTTACCGGTGCGTGAACGCGTGCTTGCCGGGCCGCTTGGCCGTACGCTGCTGTTTCGTATGGTGGCGAAGAAAACCGAACAACACACTCACGGCAATTACCCTGCCGCGCCGCGCATTCTTTCGGTGATTGAAACCGGGCTGGCGCAGGGGCGCAGCAGCGGCCTTGAGGCGGAAGCGCGCGCCTTCGGGCAGCTGGCGATGACGCCGCAATCTCAGGCGCTGCGACATATTTTCTTTGCCAGTACCGACATTAAAAAAGATCCCGGCAGCGCTGTCGCCCCGGGTCCGTTACAAACCGTTGGGGTATTAGGGGGCGGATTGATGGGCGGCGGTATTGCTTTTGTCACCGCCAGCAAAGCAGGGTTGCCGGTTCGCATCAAAGATATTAATGCGAAAGGGATCAACCACGCGCTGAAACACAGTTTGCAAGAGCTGGATAAAAAGGTGCGCCGTCGTTATATGAAACCCGCCGAGCGCGACAGCCAGATGGCGAAGATTTCTGGTTCGCTGGATTACCGGGGTTTTGCCCATCGCGACCTGGTAATTGAAGCGGTGTTCGAAGATCTCGCTTTGAAACAGAAAATGGTTAGCGAAGTGGAAGCGAACTGCGCCCCGCATACCATTTTTGCCTCTAACACGTCGTCATTGCCGATCGGTGATATTGCCGCGAACGCCGCGCGCCCGGAGAAGGTTATCGGATTACATTTTTTCAGCCCGGTCGAGAAGATGCCGCTGGTGGAAGTGATCCCGCACGCCGGAACCGATGAGCAGACCATTGCCACAACGGTAAAACTGGCGAAGAAGCAGGGCAAAACGCCGATTGTGGTTGCGGACAAAGCCGGTTTTTACGTCAACCGCATTCTTGCGCCCTATATCAGCGAGGCGATGCGTTTGCTGAGCGAAGGCGAACCTATCGAAACCATTGATCAGGCGCTGGTGAAATTCGGCTTCCCGGTTGGCCCGATTCAGCTACTGGATGAAGTGGGGATCGACACCGGAACGAAGATTATCCCGGTGCTGGAAGCCGCCTATGGTGAGCGGTTTAGCGCCCCTGCAAGCGTTGTTTCTGCGATTTTGAATGATGATCGCAAAGGCAGAAAAAATGCGCGCGGTTTCTATCTTTACCCCACGAAAGGGCGTAAAAGCAAAAAGCTGCCTGACCCGTCGATTTACCGCTTAATTGGCGTTTCTGAAAGTGGTCAGTTGTCGGCGCAGCAGATAGCGGAACGCTGTGTTTCGTTGATGCTTAACGAGGCGGCTCGCTGTTTTGATGAACAGGTTATTCGCAGCCCGCGTGACGGCGATATCGGTGCGGTATTTGGCATCGGTTTCCCCCCTTTTTTAGGGGGGCCGTTCCACTATATGGATACGCTGGGCGCGGCGGCTATTGTTGCCTCGCTGCAACAACTACACGCGCGATACGGCGCGCATTTTGCGCCGTGCGAGGCGTTAGTACGCATGGCGGAACAGGGGGGAACTTTCTGGCCCACGCCGGAAACTGAGCCTGCAAGTTAA
- the fadI gene encoding acetyl-CoA C-acyltransferase FadI, translating to MSQALPLVTRQGDRIAIVSGLRTPFARQATVFHGIPAIDLGKMVVGEMLARSEIPPEVIEQLVFGQVVQMPEAPNIAREIVLGTGMNVHTDAYSVSRACATSFQAVANVTESLLAGTIRAGIAGGADSSSVLPIGVSKKLARVLVDANKARSVGQKLKLFSRLRLRDLLPVPPAVAEYSTGLRMGDTAEQMAKTYGISREEQDALAHRSHQLAAQAWADGKLAQEVMTAYAPPFRDPVEQDNNVRHNSSLADYAKLRPAFDRKHGTVTAANSTPLTDGAAAVVLMTESRARELGLVPLGYLRSYAFTAIDVRQDMLLGPAWATPLALDRAGLTMADLTLFDMHEAFASQTLTNLKLLASERFAREVLGRTQATGEVDESKFNVLGGSIAYGHPFAATGARMITQTLHELRRRGGGFGLVTACAAGGLGAAMVLEAE from the coding sequence ATGAGTCAGGCATTACCGCTTGTCACCCGCCAGGGCGACCGCATTGCCATTGTCAGTGGGTTACGAACCCCATTTGCCCGCCAGGCCACCGTCTTTCACGGCATTCCGGCGATCGATCTCGGCAAAATGGTGGTGGGAGAGATGCTGGCACGCAGCGAAATTCCTCCTGAGGTGATTGAACAACTGGTCTTCGGCCAGGTGGTGCAGATGCCGGAAGCGCCCAATATCGCCCGCGAAATCGTGCTCGGCACCGGCATGAATGTTCATACGGATGCCTACAGCGTCAGTCGCGCCTGCGCCACCAGCTTCCAGGCGGTTGCAAACGTCACTGAAAGCCTGCTGGCAGGCACTATCCGCGCCGGGATCGCCGGTGGCGCCGACTCCTCCTCCGTTTTACCGATAGGCGTCAGCAAAAAACTGGCGCGTGTGCTGGTGGATGCCAATAAAGCGCGTAGCGTCGGGCAAAAACTCAAACTCTTCTCCCGCCTGCGTCTTCGCGATCTGCTGCCCGTTCCGCCTGCCGTGGCTGAATATTCCACCGGCCTGCGGATGGGCGACACTGCCGAACAGATGGCGAAAACCTACGGTATCAGCCGCGAAGAGCAGGACGCACTGGCGCATCGCTCGCACCAACTCGCCGCTCAGGCCTGGGCGGACGGCAAGCTCGCCCAGGAGGTGATGACCGCTTACGCGCCGCCGTTTCGCGATCCCGTCGAGCAGGACAACAATGTGCGGCATAACTCAAGCCTCGCCGATTACGCCAAACTGCGCCCGGCTTTTGACCGCAAGCACGGCACCGTCACGGCTGCAAACAGCACGCCGCTAACCGATGGGGCAGCAGCGGTTGTCCTGATGACGGAATCGCGCGCCAGAGAGTTAGGCCTGGTGCCGCTGGGTTACCTGCGCAGTTACGCCTTTACCGCCATCGATGTGCGTCAGGATATGCTGCTTGGCCCGGCCTGGGCGACGCCACTGGCGCTGGACAGAGCCGGGCTGACCATGGCGGATCTCACGTTATTCGATATGCATGAAGCCTTCGCATCGCAAACCTTAACCAACCTGAAACTGTTGGCCAGCGAGCGATTCGCCCGTGAGGTGCTGGGCCGTACGCAGGCCACAGGCGAAGTGGATGAGAGCAAATTTAATGTACTCGGGGGGTCTATCGCCTACGGACATCCCTTTGCCGCGACTGGCGCGCGCATGATAACCCAGACGCTGCACGAGCTACGTCGTCGCGGCGGCGGGTTTGGTCTGGTCACTGCCTGCGCGGCGGGTGGATTAGGTGCCGCAATGGTTCTGGAGGCTGAATAA
- a CDS encoding YfcZ/YiiS family protein — protein MSKCSANETPVCCCMDVGTIMDNTDCTASYSRVFTNRADAEETLAALSAKARSVESEPCQITPTFTEVAGGVQLDIDFVFACEAETLIFQLGLR, from the coding sequence ATGAGTAAATGCAGTGCTAATGAAACCCCGGTTTGCTGCTGTATGGATGTTGGCACCATCATGGACAACACCGACTGCACCGCCTCCTATAGCCGCGTGTTCACTAACCGCGCCGATGCAGAAGAAACATTGGCGGCACTGAGCGCCAAAGCTCGCAGCGTTGAATCCGAACCTTGCCAAATCACCCCGACATTCACTGAAGTGGCGGGCGGCGTCCAACTGGATATCGATTTTGTTTTCGCCTGCGAAGCGGAAACCCTGATTTTCCAGCTCGGTCTGCGTTAA